The Anabaena sp. WA102 genome contains a region encoding:
- a CDS encoding alpha/beta fold hydrolase: protein MATIEILGVPHTYELTAPTSCPHTLVFIHGWLNSSVYWQPVISRLSVDLQCLSYDLRGFGESQSQVTSDIELAATDSSMVSLSLDSMHSPYAYAQDLAVLLQHLNISSAWLVGHSLGGTIALWTAAQLPDCVQGVICINAGGGIYLKEAFEQFRATGQKFLQVRPRWLSQMPWIDLLFTKASVLRPLDRYWARQRLIDFIIADPEAALGTLLDSTTEEEINCLPQLVSKLKQPVYFLAGADDKVMEPKYVRHLASFHWLFQYVGDNVIEIPDCGHLAMLEQPEAVAEHIRSLVIGH, encoded by the coding sequence ATGGCAACAATAGAAATCTTAGGCGTTCCACATACTTATGAGCTAACTGCTCCCACATCATGCCCCCATACTTTAGTATTTATCCACGGTTGGCTAAATAGTAGCGTATATTGGCAACCTGTGATTTCTCGTTTATCGGTAGATTTGCAGTGTTTATCTTATGATTTACGAGGTTTTGGCGAATCGCAGTCTCAGGTGACATCAGATATAGAACTGGCTGCTACAGACTCTAGTATGGTTAGTTTGTCTTTGGATTCTATGCACTCTCCATATGCTTATGCTCAGGATTTGGCTGTGCTTCTCCAACACCTGAATATTTCTAGTGCTTGGTTAGTTGGTCATTCCTTAGGTGGTACTATTGCTCTATGGACGGCGGCTCAACTACCTGATTGTGTTCAAGGTGTGATTTGTATTAATGCCGGTGGTGGGATTTATCTGAAGGAAGCTTTTGAGCAATTTCGCGCCACTGGGCAAAAATTTTTACAGGTTCGTCCCCGTTGGCTTTCACAAATGCCTTGGATTGATTTGTTGTTTACTAAAGCTAGTGTGTTGCGTCCTCTAGACCGATATTGGGCGCGTCAACGACTGATTGATTTTATTATTGCTGACCCTGAAGCTGCTTTGGGAACTCTTCTCGACTCTACTACGGAAGAAGAAATTAACTGTCTACCCCAATTAGTATCCAAATTAAAACAGCCAGTCTATTTTTTAGCTGGTGCTGACGATAAGGTGATGGAACCTAAGTATGTCCGCCATTTAGCAAGTTTTCATTGGCTTTTTCAATACGTGGGCGATAATGTGATTGAAATTCCCGATTGTGGTCATCTGGCTATGTTGGAGCAACCAGAAGCCGTAGCTGAACATATTCGGTCATTGGTCATTGGTCATTAA
- a CDS encoding acyl-CoA thioesterase, which produces MAFTYYYTVRFQDTDAAGVVYFANILRICHEAYEVSLAASGINLKSFFTNPSVAFPIVHANVDFFRPMYCGDNLVISLLPEKIGSDKFEITYEMTGDEAMVAKAITRHVCIDASSKIKQELPDYMNHWLETNHRDAEGAERRRSREEVM; this is translated from the coding sequence ATGGCTTTTACGTATTACTACACTGTAAGATTTCAAGATACTGATGCGGCTGGAGTCGTTTATTTTGCTAACATTTTGAGAATTTGTCATGAAGCTTATGAGGTTTCATTAGCAGCTTCTGGTATTAATCTTAAATCATTTTTTACTAATCCATCTGTAGCTTTTCCTATTGTTCATGCAAATGTAGATTTTTTTCGTCCTATGTATTGTGGTGACAATTTAGTAATTAGTTTGTTACCGGAAAAAATAGGTTCGGATAAGTTTGAAATTACCTATGAAATGACAGGAGATGAAGCAATGGTTGCTAAGGCAATTACTAGGCACGTTTGTATTGATGCTAGCAGTAAAATTAAGCAGGAATTACCAGATTATATGAATCATTGGTTAGAAACGAACCACAGAGACGCAGAGGGCGCAGAGAGAAGAAGGTCGAGGGAGGAGGTTATGTAA
- a CDS encoding 2-succinylbenzoate--CoA ligase encodes MENLLDNIQNHDWLICDHSQELPQIATELYLKLTQLSTPKIIIAERSPVRFLASFIAACAAKCPVFLCNPDWSQAEWEQVFNLVQPDIVLGIDHNFSKSPIINYELPITNTIMIPTGGSSGKIKFAIHTWETLTGSVQGFTEYFSINVVNSFCILPLYHVSGLMQFMRSFTTGGKLVITSSKKLETSQLPNINPADFFISLVPTQLQKLLQNPELTQWLSKFSTVLLGGAPPWDELLEKARYHQIRLAPTYGMTETASQIATLKPDEFLQGKFNSGKILPHAKIIIDNQPGNINIQSQSLALGYYPQMWENRDNFVVDDIGFLDNQGYLHIIGRNSDKIITGGENVYPTEIESAIRKTNMVIDVCVIGITDKHWGQALTAIYIPKDRNISPREIQTQIKNQLSKFKIPKHWISLPNLPRNTQGKINRQQLQQIAAEFIKTN; translated from the coding sequence ATGGAAAACCTTTTAGATAATATACAAAATCATGATTGGCTAATTTGTGATCATAGTCAAGAATTACCACAAATAGCCACAGAATTATATTTAAAATTAACTCAGTTATCAACCCCAAAAATTATTATTGCGGAAAGATCACCAGTGAGATTTTTAGCCAGTTTTATTGCAGCTTGTGCGGCTAAATGTCCGGTTTTTCTCTGTAACCCAGATTGGAGTCAAGCTGAATGGGAACAAGTCTTTAATTTAGTACAACCAGATATAGTTTTAGGAATAGATCATAATTTTTCAAAATCACCAATTATCAATTATGAATTACCAATTACTAATACTATCATGATTCCTACAGGTGGTTCATCAGGAAAGATTAAATTTGCTATTCATACATGGGAAACATTAACTGGATCTGTACAAGGATTTACAGAATATTTTTCCATAAATGTAGTTAATTCATTTTGTATATTACCATTGTATCATGTGAGTGGATTAATGCAATTTATGCGTTCCTTCACAACAGGAGGTAAATTAGTAATTACCTCATCTAAAAAATTAGAAACTTCTCAACTACCAAATATTAACCCAGCCGATTTTTTTATATCTTTAGTTCCCACCCAATTACAAAAACTTCTCCAAAATCCCGAATTAACCCAATGGCTATCCAAATTTTCTACAGTTCTGTTAGGAGGTGCGCCACCTTGGGATGAATTATTAGAAAAAGCAAGATATCATCAGATTAGATTAGCACCTACCTATGGCATGACAGAAACCGCTTCTCAAATAGCAACTCTTAAACCTGATGAATTTTTACAAGGTAAATTTAATAGTGGGAAAATTCTCCCCCATGCTAAAATCATCATTGATAATCAACCAGGAAATATAAATATTCAAAGTCAATCTTTAGCATTAGGTTATTATCCCCAAATGTGGGAAAATAGAGATAACTTTGTAGTTGATGATATTGGTTTTTTAGACAATCAAGGCTACTTACATATTATTGGACGGAATAGCGACAAAATCATTACAGGTGGAGAAAATGTTTACCCCACAGAAATTGAATCAGCGATTAGAAAAACAAACATGGTAATAGATGTCTGTGTAATTGGTATAACTGATAAACATTGGGGACAAGCATTAACAGCCATTTATATTCCCAAAGATAGAAATATCTCCCCCAGAGAAATTCAAACCCAAATAAAAAATCAACTGAGTAAATTCAAAATTCCCAAACATTGGATTTCCCTACCAAACCTACCCCGTAACACCCAAGGTAAAATCAACCGTCAACAACTCCAACAAATCGCCGCAGAATTTATAAAAACTAACTAA
- a CDS encoding isochorismate synthase, which translates to MTISPCRSHTFVDYKYLNQLLLEIQENCRRHNYSKIVSIPLEIGLVDPLLVFDKFNHKNTINFYFENRSNGEAMAAIGTLDKIEISGKDRFTKSEEFIKNCLKNIIPISHQNQTFSLPQFFCTFSFFDQHKKADYPFPAATVFLPCWQITLKNSRCTLIMNTIINSRINITKILDNLQCHLEIIKSLNTHSLNIDKFPLNLYKKITNNGEKFKTSVSSVLEIIHANQLRKIVLADILDVSANHDFNLLQSLNNLRQIHPNCNVFSTSNGQGQNFIGASPERLISIHKRQLITDALAGSAPRGKTPTEDATNANNLVNSTKEKHEHKLVLDFITQHLSQLGLFPQVLAPRLRQLSNIQHLWTPISAVVPNNIHPLQIVAKLHPTPAVAGAARDIACAEIRRYESFERGLYAAPLGWVDGEGNCEFIVGIRSALIDGNYARLYAGAGIVAGSDPQKEFAEVQLKLQALLKALV; encoded by the coding sequence ATGACAATTTCACCATGTCGCAGCCACACCTTTGTAGACTACAAATACCTTAATCAATTACTATTAGAGATTCAGGAAAATTGCCGTCGCCATAATTATAGTAAAATTGTGAGTATTCCCCTAGAAATTGGCTTAGTTGATCCTTTGCTAGTTTTCGATAAATTTAATCATAAAAATACCATAAACTTTTATTTTGAAAATAGAAGTAATGGTGAAGCAATGGCGGCAATTGGCACTTTAGATAAAATAGAAATTTCTGGTAAAGATAGGTTTACAAAATCGGAAGAATTTATCAAAAATTGTCTAAAAAACATAATTCCTATATCTCATCAAAATCAGACTTTTTCCCTACCTCAATTTTTTTGTACTTTCAGTTTTTTTGATCAGCATAAAAAAGCAGATTATCCATTTCCTGCGGCTACGGTTTTCTTACCTTGTTGGCAAATAACTTTAAAAAATAGTCGCTGCACATTAATAATGAATACAATTATTAATTCTAGGATTAATATTACCAAAATATTGGATAATTTACAATGCCATTTAGAAATTATTAAATCTTTGAATACCCATTCTCTAAATATTGATAAATTTCCCTTAAACTTATATAAAAAAATCACTAATAACGGTGAAAAATTTAAAACTTCTGTTTCCTCAGTTTTAGAAATAATTCATGCTAACCAGTTAAGAAAAATTGTTTTAGCTGATATCTTAGATGTCAGTGCTAATCATGATTTTAACTTATTACAATCTTTAAATAATCTCCGCCAAATACATCCTAATTGCAATGTATTTTCCACCAGTAATGGTCAAGGACAAAACTTTATTGGTGCTAGTCCAGAACGATTAATTAGTATTCACAAACGGCAGTTAATTACTGATGCTTTGGCAGGTTCTGCACCAAGGGGAAAAACACCCACAGAAGATGCTACAAATGCTAACAATTTAGTTAATAGTACCAAAGAAAAACACGAACATAAACTGGTTCTAGATTTTATTACTCAACATTTATCTCAACTGGGTTTATTCCCCCAAGTTTTAGCCCCCAGACTGCGACAATTATCTAATATCCAACATTTATGGACACCAATTAGTGCAGTAGTTCCCAATAATATTCACCCTTTACAAATCGTTGCTAAACTGCATCCTACTCCAGCAGTTGCCGGGGCAGCACGAGATATTGCTTGTGCAGAAATTCGCCGTTATGAAAGTTTTGAAAGGGGTTTATATGCAGCCCCTTTAGGTTGGGTAGACGGAGAAGGAAATTGTGAATTTATTGTGGGGATTCGTTCGGCTTTAATTGATGGTAATTATGCCAGACTGTATGCAGGTGCGGGTATTGTTGCTGGTTCAGATCCTCAAAAGGAATTTGCCGAAGTGCAACTTAAACTACAAGCTTTATTAAAAGCCTTAGTTTAA
- the menA gene encoding 2-carboxy-1,4-naphthoquinone phytyltransferase, translating to MTSTQISPPQAKLWMAAIKPPMYSVAIMPIWVGSAVAFREIKIFNPIIFSLFIAAAILILAWENISNDVFDAETGIDQNKHHSLVNLTGNKTLMFWIGNLCLGLGLLGIIAIAILQKDPTVIAIILLCCGLGYMYQGPPFRLGYQGLGEILCFFAFGPLGMSAAYYSQTQTWSMTNLAASVILGIVTSLVLFCSHFHQVVDDIAAGKKSPIVRLGTHTGAKVLVGFTASIYPLILLFVILNIFPIWTLLSFLSLPFAVKLCRHVLENHNQPDKVSNSKFIAIRVQFVSCLFLGLGFILG from the coding sequence ATGACTTCAACTCAGATTTCACCACCTCAAGCTAAACTATGGATGGCGGCTATTAAACCGCCAATGTACAGTGTTGCTATTATGCCGATTTGGGTAGGTTCGGCGGTAGCATTTAGGGAAATAAAGATTTTTAATCCCATAATATTCTCCTTGTTTATTGCTGCGGCAATTTTGATTTTAGCTTGGGAAAATATTAGTAATGATGTCTTTGATGCCGAAACAGGAATTGATCAGAATAAACATCATTCATTGGTGAATTTAACTGGTAATAAAACCTTAATGTTTTGGATAGGAAACCTGTGTTTAGGTTTGGGTTTGTTGGGAATAATAGCGATCGCTATTTTGCAAAAAGACCCCACAGTTATTGCCATAATCCTCTTATGCTGCGGTTTGGGCTATATGTACCAAGGTCCCCCTTTCCGTCTAGGATACCAAGGTTTAGGGGAAATTCTCTGCTTTTTTGCCTTTGGTCCTTTGGGTATGAGTGCGGCTTATTATAGTCAAACTCAAACCTGGTCTATGACCAATTTAGCAGCTTCGGTAATTTTGGGCATTGTTACCAGTTTAGTGTTATTTTGTTCCCATTTTCATCAAGTTGTAGATGACATAGCCGCAGGAAAGAAATCTCCTATTGTGCGTCTAGGAACTCACACTGGTGCAAAGGTTTTAGTGGGTTTTACTGCGAGTATTTATCCTCTAATTTTGTTATTTGTGATTTTGAATATTTTCCCAATTTGGACATTACTTAGTTTTCTGAGTTTACCTTTTGCGGTGAAATTATGTCGTCATGTTTTAGAAAATCACAACCAACCAGATAAAGTCAGCAATTCTAAATTCATCGCTATCAGAGTTCAGTTTGTGAGTTGCTTATTTTTGGGTTTAGGATTTATTCTTGGTTAA
- a CDS encoding o-succinylbenzoate synthase: MVYQFSFRYFSQKFTNPIITNHGVWETRECIIIRLIDAKNNVSWGEISPISWFGSETIKQALDFCYQLPKAITQEIILAIPDNLPACQFAFESALVMEKATNFNLTYSGLLSAGKLALNQWGNLWEQGYKTFKWKIGVDEINQELEIFDLLISSLPTSAKLRLDANGGLTYQEAELWLKKCDQFSSKIEFIEQPLSVDKFTEMQELSNSYSTPIALDESIANLHQLELCFQQGWRGIFVIKPGIFGSPFRLKEFCKKHQIDVVFSSVFETEIGRQAALQLAAELSGNNRAVGFGINHFFQLQESNWLESLWKTF; this comes from the coding sequence ATGGTTTATCAATTTTCCTTCCGTTACTTTAGTCAAAAATTCACAAATCCCATTATTACTAATCATGGGGTTTGGGAAACCCGCGAATGTATCATTATTCGCTTGATTGATGCAAAAAATAATGTTAGTTGGGGGGAGATTTCTCCCATTTCTTGGTTTGGTTCAGAAACTATCAAACAAGCTTTAGATTTTTGTTATCAACTTCCAAAAGCAATTACTCAAGAGATAATTTTAGCGATTCCAGATAATTTACCAGCCTGTCAATTTGCTTTTGAATCTGCTTTGGTTATGGAAAAAGCTACTAATTTTAATCTCACCTACAGCGGCTTATTATCAGCGGGAAAATTAGCTTTAAATCAATGGGGTAATTTATGGGAACAAGGATATAAAACCTTTAAATGGAAAATTGGTGTTGATGAGATAAATCAAGAATTAGAAATATTTGATTTACTAATTTCCAGTTTACCAACTTCAGCAAAATTGCGTTTAGATGCTAATGGGGGACTTACTTATCAAGAAGCTGAATTATGGTTAAAGAAGTGTGATCAATTCTCATCCAAAATTGAATTTATCGAACAACCTTTATCTGTAGATAAATTTACAGAAATGCAAGAATTAAGTAATTCCTATTCTACACCAATAGCTTTAGATGAATCTATCGCCAATCTTCACCAATTAGAATTATGTTTTCAACAAGGTTGGCGGGGAATTTTCGTGATTAAACCGGGGATATTCGGTTCACCATTTCGGTTAAAAGAGTTTTGTAAAAAACATCAAATTGATGTTGTATTTTCATCGGTATTTGAAACCGAAATTGGGAGACAAGCTGCATTACAATTAGCAGCAGAATTATCTGGTAATAACCGCGCTGTTGGTTTTGGAATTAACCACTTTTTTCAACTACAAGAATCAAACTGGCTAGAAAGTCTATGGAAAACCTTTTAG
- the psaJ gene encoding photosystem I reaction center subunit IX produces the protein MAEKGDETNYLLTFISTAPVAATIWLTITAGILIEFNRFFPDLLFHPL, from the coding sequence ATGGCTGAAAAAGGCGACGAAACCAACTACTTGCTGACATTCATCTCTACTGCCCCCGTTGCGGCTACAATCTGGCTAACAATCACAGCCGGGATTTTGATTGAATTTAACCGCTTCTTCCCCGACCTACTTTTCCACCCCCTATAG
- a CDS encoding GNAT family N-acetyltransferase, with translation MGFWKTWFSTPESLATNKNTAVNEHTAEVDGNSSVGKDQIVFSTERDIDLYELEELCDAVGWSRRPLRKVKKAIEHSFLVASMWQVRGNKKRLIGFARATSDHAFNATIWDVVVHPDFQSRGLGKALMKYVLKKLRSEEISNVTLFADPHVVDFYKTMGFMSDPEGIKGMFWYPQ, from the coding sequence ATGGGTTTTTGGAAAACTTGGTTTAGCACTCCTGAATCTTTAGCGACAAATAAAAACACTGCTGTTAATGAGCATACAGCGGAAGTTGATGGTAATTCTAGTGTAGGTAAGGATCAAATCGTTTTCAGTACGGAAAGAGATATTGACCTTTATGAACTTGAAGAACTCTGTGATGCAGTTGGCTGGTCACGTCGCCCTCTTAGAAAAGTAAAAAAAGCTATTGAGCATAGTTTTCTCGTAGCCTCTATGTGGCAAGTGCGAGGAAACAAAAAGCGTTTGATTGGTTTTGCCCGTGCTACATCAGATCATGCTTTTAATGCCACTATTTGGGATGTAGTCGTTCATCCTGATTTTCAAAGTAGAGGACTAGGTAAGGCATTAATGAAATATGTCCTCAAAAAACTCAGGAGTGAAGAAATTAGTAATGTCACTCTTTTTGCCGACCCTCATGTTGTAGATTTCTATAAGACGATGGGCTTTATGTCAGATCCTGAAGGTATAAAAGGAATGTTTTGGTATCCTCAGTGA
- the tsaD gene encoding tRNA (adenosine(37)-N6)-threonylcarbamoyltransferase complex transferase subunit TsaD, with translation MTTVLAIETSCDETAVAIIKNREVCSSIVASQIPVHQQYGGVVPEVASRQHLETLNYEIEQAIASSHLDWSQIDGIAATCAPGLVGALLVGLTAAKTLAIVHDLPFLGVHHLEGHIYATYLSEPSLNPPFLSLLVSGGHTSLIYVKDYGIYETLGETRDDAAGEAFDKVARLLKLGYPGGPIIDKLAQTGNPQAFTLPEGKISLPGGGYHPYDCSFSGLKTAVLRLVQQLEKEGKEVPIADVVASFQDTVARSLTKRAIACARNYRLDTITVGGGVAANSGLRKHLQAAANKHNIRVLFPPLKFCTDNAAMIGCAAAEHLSLGRTSPLTLGVHSRLSLNQVMQLYEN, from the coding sequence ATGACAACCGTTTTGGCTATTGAAACCAGTTGTGATGAAACTGCTGTGGCAATTATTAAGAATCGTGAAGTATGTAGCAGTATTGTTGCTTCACAAATTCCTGTTCATCAACAATATGGTGGGGTAGTGCCAGAGGTGGCTTCACGTCAGCATTTAGAAACGCTGAATTATGAAATAGAGCAAGCGATCGCATCTAGTCACTTAGATTGGAGTCAGATTGATGGAATAGCTGCCACCTGTGCGCCTGGACTGGTAGGAGCGTTGCTGGTAGGATTAACGGCTGCTAAAACTCTGGCAATTGTCCATGATTTGCCTTTTTTAGGGGTGCATCACCTGGAAGGTCATATTTACGCGACTTACTTGAGTGAGCCAAGTTTAAATCCTCCCTTTCTTAGCTTACTTGTTTCTGGAGGTCATACAAGCTTGATTTATGTGAAAGATTATGGTATCTACGAAACCTTGGGAGAAACCCGTGATGATGCGGCGGGTGAGGCTTTTGATAAAGTGGCGCGGTTGTTAAAACTGGGTTATCCCGGTGGACCAATAATTGATAAACTGGCACAAACTGGCAATCCCCAAGCTTTTACATTACCGGAAGGAAAAATTTCTTTACCTGGTGGGGGTTATCATCCTTATGATTGTAGTTTTAGCGGATTGAAGACAGCAGTATTACGTTTAGTGCAGCAGTTAGAGAAAGAGGGCAAAGAAGTACCAATAGCGGATGTAGTGGCTAGTTTTCAGGATACTGTAGCGCGATCGCTCACCAAAAGGGCGATCGCCTGCGCTCGTAACTATAGACTAGATACCATTACCGTAGGTGGTGGTGTAGCTGCTAATAGTGGACTGAGAAAGCATTTACAAGCAGCAGCCAACAAACATAACATCCGGGTTTTATTCCCCCCCTTAAAATTTTGTACCGACAACGCCGCCATGATTGGCTGTGCCGCCGCCGAACATCTATCGCTTGGGAGAACATCACCCCTCACATTAGGAGTGCATTCCCGGCTCTCACTGAACCAAGTCATGCAATTATACGAAAATTAG
- a CDS encoding Photosystem I reaction center subunit III, with protein sequence MRRLFALLLVMTLWFNFAPEAKALGANLVPCKDSPAFQELALNARNTTPDPESGKKRFERYSQALCGPEGYPHLIVDGRLDHAGDFLIPSILFLYIAGWIGWVGRAYLQAIQKESNAEQKEIQIDLGLALPIITSGFAWPAAAIKELLSGELTAKDSEITVSPR encoded by the coding sequence ATGAGACGATTGTTTGCTTTGCTTTTGGTGATGACTCTTTGGTTCAATTTTGCTCCTGAAGCTAAAGCACTAGGCGCAAATCTTGTTCCTTGTAAAGACTCTCCCGCCTTTCAAGAGCTAGCACTAAATGCCCGTAACACCACCCCTGACCCCGAATCAGGTAAAAAGCGGTTTGAACGTTATTCTCAGGCACTCTGTGGACCAGAAGGTTATCCCCACTTGATTGTAGATGGCCGTCTTGATCATGCTGGTGATTTTTTAATCCCTAGTATTCTCTTCCTCTACATTGCTGGTTGGATTGGTTGGGTAGGCCGTGCTTATCTCCAAGCAATCCAAAAAGAATCAAATGCGGAGCAAAAAGAAATCCAAATTGATTTGGGTCTTGCCCTACCTATCATCACCTCCGGTTTTGCTTGGCCAGCAGCAGCAATCAAAGAATTGCTCTCCGGCGAATTAACAGCGAAGGATTCAGAAATTACCGTTTCGCCACGTTAA
- a CDS encoding glutamate-5-semialdehyde dehydrogenase, with amino-acid sequence MTNFKIISPLSAMPTTSEAIAQQTRQAASKLAVLSSEAKNQTIEAIAQALELAKDDILQANLADCHAATAAGIAKPLYKRLQLDEHKLRDAIAGVRDVGKLEDPIGKVQIHREIDTGLILKRITCPLGVLGIIFEARPEAAIQIVSLAIKSGNGVILKGGKEALHSCTAIVKAIKQGLSHTAVNPDAVQLLTTREEILELLQLDKYVDLIIPRGSNAFVKFVQDNTRIPVLGHADGICHLYVDQAADIAKAISITVDSKIQYPAACNAIETLLVHSSIAAEFLPQVATALQAQNVELKGDERTLEILPDIAPATEIDWQTEYSDLILAIKIVDSLNEAISHIENYGSRHTEAIITEDITAAETFQGLVNAAGVYHNCSTRFADGFRYGFGAEVGISTQQMPPRGPVGLEGLITYKYQMSGNGHIVKTYTGANAKSFSHQDLE; translated from the coding sequence ATGACTAATTTCAAAATTATTTCTCCTCTATCTGCGATGCCTACTACCAGCGAAGCTATCGCTCAACAAACCCGTCAAGCTGCTAGTAAGCTGGCAGTTCTCTCCTCTGAGGCCAAAAATCAAACTATTGAAGCGATCGCTCAAGCTTTAGAATTGGCAAAGGATGATATTCTGCAAGCAAACCTAGCTGATTGTCACGCAGCAACAGCGGCAGGAATCGCTAAACCCCTTTATAAACGGTTGCAGTTAGATGAACATAAATTAAGGGATGCGATCGCTGGTGTGCGAGATGTTGGTAAACTAGAAGATCCTATTGGTAAAGTCCAAATTCATCGAGAAATTGACACTGGTTTAATTCTCAAACGCATTACCTGTCCTTTAGGCGTTTTAGGCATCATTTTTGAAGCCCGTCCCGAAGCCGCAATTCAAATAGTTTCCTTAGCAATTAAATCCGGTAATGGTGTCATTCTCAAAGGTGGTAAAGAAGCTTTACATTCTTGTACAGCCATAGTTAAAGCCATTAAACAAGGATTATCTCATACAGCAGTTAATCCTGATGCTGTACAATTATTAACCACCAGAGAAGAAATATTAGAACTTTTGCAATTAGATAAATATGTAGATTTAATTATTCCTAGAGGTTCTAATGCTTTTGTGAAATTTGTCCAAGATAATACCCGCATTCCCGTATTAGGTCATGCTGATGGCATTTGTCATCTTTATGTAGATCAAGCCGCTGATATTGCCAAAGCTATTAGTATTACTGTAGATTCTAAAATTCAATATCCTGCTGCTTGTAATGCCATTGAAACTTTGCTAGTTCATAGTAGCATTGCTGCCGAATTTCTCCCCCAAGTTGCCACAGCTTTACAAGCACAAAATGTAGAATTAAAAGGTGATGAACGTACTTTAGAAATTTTACCAGATATTGCCCCAGCCACAGAAATAGACTGGCAAACAGAATACAGTGATTTGATTTTAGCCATTAAAATAGTTGATTCTTTAAATGAAGCCATATCCCACATTGAAAATTATGGTTCTCGCCACACAGAAGCAATTATTACTGAAGATATCACAGCCGCAGAAACATTTCAAGGCTTAGTCAATGCAGCAGGAGTTTATCATAATTGTTCTACTCGTTTTGCTGATGGTTTCCGTTATGGATTTGGTGCTGAAGTGGGAATTAGTACCCAACAAATGCCACCTCGTGGACCAGTTGGGTTAGAAGGTTTAATCACATATAAATATCAAATGTCTGGGAATGGACATATTGTGAAAACCTACACAGGTGCAAATGCAAAATCATTTAGTCATCAGGATTTAGAATAG